GAATTTAGAACCAAGTATTATCAATGCGTGCATTTCATATATAGGAGATGGAGAAATCAAATCCCTCACCGGCAGTGGCTGAGCTGTAGGTGGTGAAGCCGCCTCCAACACTACGGCTACCCGTGATAATCGTATACTTCATGCCGTCACCAACTAGcataatattattgttgtttatgGCAACCTCAATGTTTTCTCGATATACCCCTCTCTTCACATATATTGTAAACCTCGCAGTAGTGCTTCTTCTCCTCGCTGCAGCATTAATGGCTGATTGAACCGTCCGATAATGCCCCGAACCATCTTTTGCCACCACGAGATTTGCGTTTGCATTTATCGAAGAAGCCTGCAAcagttttctttcttgcttcGAAACCCAGTTCGGAAATTCATCTGTATTATTACTTTCTTCGTGCAGAATCACACCATTAATGGCTAAACTATTGCTAATTAGCTCAGATACATTATTGGACAAGATGGAAGGCATTACAGAGTCGGAAACATTCAATTCCAAGGACCCAACACGGCATGTTTCAATATTTGTGAGGGCAGTGCTGAGCCAAGTTTGGGCATCGAAGTCGGAACAGCTCTGTTTGTTGTCTAGGCCTTGAAGGGTACGGTTCATTTGGGAAATCGTGTTGCGGTAGAGTTTCAAACAATCTGACCATGCGGCTTTCTGGTGCTCGTTCTCAAGATTCTGCCCGAAGCGCTTGGCATATCTTCGTGCCGTAATGACGCGATCCATGGCCACTTGCACCACCATTTTTCGGAAATCAGATCTGTGTTTTGGTGCAAAATGGTGACGGCTGTGTCCCATGAAATACTGGCATGGCTCTGGATGTGGGGTTCTCTTACACCACCAAGCTATATTGTCACTGGAGGATTTTCTCGAAAGGGCGCCTGTGAAGAATGTTGCAGAGAAGATTATGAGTATAAAAGACGGAATACTGATGTTCATGGCCATAATTATGTCTCCTGATTGGCTATCGATCAAGGTTTTTAAGGCTCATATCTTGGTGCTTGGATTCTTTGTGTAAGAAGAATGAAGATAGGTTAGTGATTGCCTAACTTGTCtgaaaaatgaatgaagaaTGACACGCCGATCGAATCATATGAATGCAGATGCATGGCAGAATAATTAAGATATTTCTTGCTGGCTTTACTTATTATTGGGTCTATCTATCTTTCAGAATGCTCTTCTTTGCGTGAATATTGATCAAACACAGAACAATCGAGGAAGCAAGGGGAAAAGAAGTGAAGTCATCGTTCTAATTATTAAAACAAAGATATTAATTATGACGGGATGTGACTCGTGTACGTACAccaaaagaaaatacattaattatttCTCTTCTAGCTAGCTAGATGTTAAGCAAATGGttaagtatatattatataatatttatataagaacatgatatatatattcatgacaTTACTTTTGTTTGGTGCACTCTTCATTAATTATATTCGAAGTAACAGTTTCTTGGAAGGAAATtaaaattcactcaaagaagatGTGAAGAGACCTGAAATTGGGCTTAATCCATGTGCATTCTAGTAGTTGATCGTAGAGTAAGCAACCAAACTCTTAATTATCTTATTTTCGTGACTTCAGAGAGATAGCAAGGCCATGATATATGTAACACTAATAAAGGactatgttttatttatatataatattttttatccgtATGAGAATTTCTTTAAAGAATTAAAGTTGGAAACTTGTTACGACTTTTCATTTTACATTATCTTATATGTTCAATCATGATATTATAGCTTGGGAGAGAAGTTTGCATGGGAATTAGGATATAACTTAGACTTGTTATAAGCTGGTTGACTTTACTCTGGATCCAGAAATATGACTATTTTTGATAGATTATATACGATGAGAATGGATATTTGCGATTAAAATAGACTCATTTTGacagaaaataatcatttttgtaaGAAATAACTAGTAACAACTGAGtagttttcttgtagtgtgaatAAGCAACTTACATTAATATTTAACGGAATGCTAATTATAAATTACTGCAAGTATTATCCAGAGATACCAATATTAATTACCATAAATGATATAGtattatgcatgcatggtttttatattaattatgaaagaataatattatatagtattaattattaattagcgATCAATGACATATATAGTGGTTATGCAACGATGGCGGTCTTTCTATATTAACATGAATTCATATGATTGGAAGGAATTAGTGCATGGGAGGCCGGAAGGTGGAAAGAATAAGGAGCTGGGAGGAAAATCATGGTTTCTCTCCCGTTTTGTGGTTGAAAATGCTTGGTCGGAAAGGAAGAGGATCGAATTAGGGGCCGGCTAGCTTTTAGTATACTTCATTTCTGACCATCAGAGCGCTAGCTAGCTGCATGCCAAACCCTTTTCATTCAAAAGTGATGAGTGAAAGTGGGAGGTAAAGAATAAAGAATTAATAAATGGTTAattaatgagttttttttttttaattaaggaaAAAACCAAGAATTTTTTAGTTTAGGTACTATTTGgccattgaaattttttatctcaaatacaaaattctcatctcatcattataattttttcaaatcttcatacaaaatataataaataatttaactttttcttaactttttcaaatcccaaaataataataatattaaaatataatattttaatatttaatcttaaaactcaaaattctcattttagaATTCTCAGTGGTCAAGCAGAACCCGTTAATTTTAATCTTGTTATCCTACGTACAAGCGGATTTAGGAGATATTTgaatagtgaattgagataatatgagatgagatgaaagttgatcgaataaaatattgttagaatattattttattttagaattttaaaaagttgaattatttattatattttgtgtgagggtttagaaaaaaatttgtaatgattagattagacTCAATCCAAACAAGGCATAAGGATACGTAActgttgagattttttttttataaatggaacaaaattatctttttgtttaattctcaagaaaaagaaaactactaACAATGTACATGAAGTACCTCAACAATTCCAAAAGTTGTTTGATtacgtggaaaaaaaaaagaaaattgtcgGGGATCAATGAGCTAGTATATTAATTTGTTggaaataaacaaattaatgaaTGGTACTTGAAGGCTGGCAATGATTTCGGACTTTCCTTTGAACATAAAAAGTAGAAGCACtttggaaaagagaaaaaagcaaCCCCAACATTCCAAATGATATCcagccaatatatatatatatatatatatagacatccAATTGTTAAGCAAACCGGACGGCCTAATTTTAACCTTGAAGCCTGGTATGTACATGGACCACGTACGTACACAGCTGATTTCTCCACTTTTCGTGGCTTCAGAGATCTCGCgaaaacctaatcttttaagATTAGAAATCAAagcttaaaagattaaaaattacGTACATTATATACAGATTTTTAAccattattatttcattaccTAATTgtatatcaaaatatttaaaactgttTTCGACTTTGCCGATAAGTATCGGGGATCTTACAATGACAGTCTTGGCCCATGGTGCCCGTTTTATTGTGATTACAATGGCTACCAGGTGTGCATCATGTATGCATCTAATCAACTAGCTTCATAGCCAGCTAGCTTATTTGAACATGAGATCATTATTAATTCTCATGAACAATATCATGAGTTACATCTTATATTAATGCCGAAAAAGATCGAGATCATAATGTAACACGTACAAATTGGACATTaatgatatgatatataataacaGGATGAATTGCTTTGGGGAGCAGCCTGGTTATTTAAGGCAACAAAGGCGTCTAATTACTGGAATTATAGTGGAGAATATACACAATTTGGAGAAGTCTGTTGTCAAAAGTAGTACTAGAGATGGTACTGTCATGACTAACAATGGTGGGAGCTATGCTGAATTCAGATGGGACTCGAAGCATGCCGGTATTAACATACTTGTTTCCAAGGtgctaataattatatatacaatatatatatgtgcgtgtgtgtgtatatatatatttttctctgatgatccacatcaattaaattagGGCTGTTCATTTTATCTGACCCGGACCGGAATTTGGGTTttataaactgaaaaaaaaaaccctaattctaCCCGCGCCCCCCGACCCAtttcagatctctctctctctctctctctctctctctctctctctctctctctctctctctctctctctctctctctctctcatcccttCAAGCGCTTTCGTTTTGTCCGGAACCCGACGCGCGACTCACCGATTATCTTCTTTTGTCCTCAATCCCTCATCTCGTCGGTGACCTTTCGATAAGTCTATCTCCCGATCTGTGAACAATGAATGTAAATGTGGTAGATCTAATGATTTGGTAAACTGGGTCTCTCTGTGCTTGGATAGATTTGGTAGATCTAGTGATTTGGTTAACTGGGTCTCTTTGTGCTTGGATAGAACAGAGTCTTTCGACTTTGAAgcatttttttagggttttttttttcttctattactttgttgatttgaGGAGTATTTGGGTATATATTTGGGAATATATACGACAATTTTGTCGTTATTGGCAAAGGGACATGGAGGAGTGAGGGTCATGAATGGTCACTTCAAAATTTGTAGAAggggaaaaaatggaaaagctATAAAGGAGAATCTACATTTTGCGTAAGGGAAAAAATGGTCACAATGGCGCCTCCAAAATCGTACTTTCTCACAAGTTTGAGTGCATGTCTGTCAAACACATCAAGAGAAATACCAATGAGCTAGGTGGCTCATTGCCTTGCCAAGAATGCACCAGATATAACTGACATACTCATTGAATTAGAGGATATTCCTCTTTGTATTAATGCTTCTCTGAAGTTCATTTATCCATATATATGCACTAAATACATTCTATACCAGATACAttctatatttatctatttatagtGCCATTTTCTTGTTTAAAGATTCTTCTCTGAAGTTCATTATGTTATTGCAGCTCTTGGAGATTGTTGTAGACACATTTGATACATTACTAAGTTCATGCGCTCATTTAGACAGAGTACTTCTTCCGTATGTTACAAATTACCAAATCATAAAGTTTTTGGAAAGCATTGAAGATACAGTTCCAAGAAATAGTTTTGGTATGAAAGCGAAACTCTCATGGACCAATGAAAAAAGCTAATGCAGTGATCGACTTCATGGGCAGTGATTTGTTCTTAGTGTTCCAGATAAATGAAACAGGCTCCTACAGTAAAATAGGACAATtagatatgtaattttcatatattatagttgtgttttgtaagGTAGtgtataaatatcaaataatataattagttaaaaaggtaattagttttattttattttatttttggaaggaGACACTTCTTATAACATTAaccagaaatattttttgttttatatataaaaaaagatgcatttcaacattttttcttgaaaaagttgtaatagaatataggcttttagatttttttttttaaaaattatgcttt
The genomic region above belongs to Carya illinoinensis cultivar Pawnee chromosome 4, C.illinoinensisPawnee_v1, whole genome shotgun sequence and contains:
- the LOC122307150 gene encoding probable pectinesterase/pectinesterase inhibitor 60 — translated: MAMNISIPSFILIIFSATFFTGALSRKSSSDNIAWWCKRTPHPEPCQYFMGHSRHHFAPKHRSDFRKMVVQVAMDRVITARRYAKRFGQNLENEHQKAAWSDCLKLYRNTISQMNRTLQGLDNKQSCSDFDAQTWLSTALTNIETCRVGSLELNVSDSVMPSILSNNVSELISNSLAINGVILHEESNNTDEFPNWVSKQERKLLQASSINANANLVVAKDGSGHYRTVQSAINAAARRRSTTARFTIYVKRGVYRENIEVAINNNNIMLVGDGMKYTIITGSRSVGGGFTTYSSATAGIDGLRFIARDITFSNTAGPQRGQAVALRSASDLSVFYRCAFQGYQDTLMVHSQRQFYRQCYIYGTIDFIFGNAAVVFQSCMIYVRRPLKGQANVITAQGRNDPYQNSGISIHNCQVRAARDLKPVVRSFRTYLGRPWMQYSRTVYLETYIDSLVSPVGWLAWQKSKSALNTLYYGEYKNFGPGSSTRYRVRWPGFHVITNQKEASRFTVVNLLAGTSWLPATGVPFKSGL